GCTTCAAGGAATGCCATAGAGCTTAGATTCCGTTGTTCAGCGCTAGAAAACAAAGACACATTCTCCACAAGTGTAAGTATCTTCAGATCCACAGTTGTTGAGATGGTCAACTACCATTTCAAGTGTCTGgtttcactcatttttcttataaattgaTTTGCAGGATCCTTTCTTAAGAATCTCTAGAGCTTCTGAGAACGGAGGTTATATTCCTATTTGTAAGACTGAAGTCGTGAACAACAACTTGAATCCAACATGGAAACCTCTGTGCCTAACCATGCAACAATTTATGAGCAAGGTAGCTATTACTTGCAAGTGCATTTATGGGGAGAGGAAAATGTCCTATACCTGTGTATTCCATTGTGTATATGTTTCGATCTCTATAGTCATCTCTCCATAAGCATATGCAATATTTCAACCTTTTactttcattctatttatcaAAACCAAGAATCAAAAAGTTTACAACTCCATAAGGTGTCGATTCCTATCCGACTCCTCGACTTTTATTCTGATTCGCTCTATGTATTGTATTCTGCAGGAGAACCCCTTGCTTATTGAGTGTTTTGATTTCAACACCAATGGAAATCATGTACTGATCGGGTACATATATCTCCATTCTTCTCGCCATTTGTGTATTGCATTTCCCGCCCTTTCCTGCACTTTTGTACTCCATTATGATAATGTACATCAACATTCTCCTCTGTCAACAGAAAAGTGCAGAAATCCGTTGCAGAAATTGAAGCCCTTCACCAAAGTAGAGCTTGTGCTAATCTCATCTCACCACCTTCTGCATTCAGGCACCATGAGAAGGTATTCAATCTCCCCAAATTTCTTTATCTGCTGTTGCAACTTGTTCTCAGTTCTAACATATGCTCATCCAGATTatgaaaagtcaaatttttGTCGATGGATTTGTCGAGAAACAACTGTATAGCTTTATTGACTACATCTCCAGTGGATATGAACTCAATTTTATGGTTGCTGTTGACTTCACTGGTACACAACTTGATTCCCCATTACAAAACTCCACTCGTTCCCATGGTTCATAATGCAACCTGAATAATGCGTGTATGTATCTTCAGCTTCGAATGGAAATCCCACAACTCCGGGATCTCTGCATTACATTGATCATTCAGGTCGCCTCAATGCCTACCAGCAGGTAACACTGAATAACTATGGCAATTTTATAGACTATGATGATGGGTGATTTTCAAGAATCTAAAGAAATCTTAGCTAACTAATTCGTATAGCAGTTATCCGACCATGAGAAATAGTTCTTCACCTAGAATTCTCGATTGTAAACTCCATTAACTTCATTAGGCCGTATGCACAGAGAAGATCTATATATAAGTATGCATATACATGTGTCTTTGTATCTGTATTTGcttgtttaaataaatactctgTGTGAATATCTGAATGATTGTGCTAAAAACACATTGCAGGCTATAATGGAGGTCGGGGAGGTGATACAGTTCTATGATTCAGACAGACGCTTTCCTGCTTGGGGATTTGGTGGGATAACACCCAATGGATCCGTATCTCACTGTTTTAACTTAAATGGAAGTCCAACTGATTTTGAGGTAAATTCAGTGTCTATTTAGTTGATTGATCAGAGATTCTCCTTATTAGTTCTGATCTGCCCTTTGAATGCAAAGGTATTGTATATCTACTGCAGAGAAACACATATACCATTCTGAACATCTGCAAAGTGTTGAATGTTCCGTTGTCTTATTTAATCGCTCCAGGTAGAAGGTGTCGAAGGTATTATGGCTGCTTACTCGGCCGCTCTACACAACGTCAGTCTCTCTGGACCTACGCTATTTGGCCGAGTTATAGACAAGGCTGCAGATATCGCTGGTCACTCTCTTTCTTGTAATCAAGCCAAGTATTACATTCTCTTGATTATAACAGTAAGCAACTGAGAAAAACCCTAATGTCCACTTGCCAAATTGTGCTTGTTATATTCTTCTTGGTAATAAGGCTTCAAAATGTGTAGGACGGCGTGGTATCTGACCTTAACGAAACCATAAATTCCGTGGTGAAGGCATCTGACTTGCCCCTCTCTATCCTCATCGTTGGAGTTGGAGACGCAGATTTCAAGAATATGGAAGTATGTTTCGAAACTCATCCTTACAATTAATGGGGGTTTCTTGTAGTATTATTAAGGATGcttaaaatttccaaatttcttGCTTAAGATTCTTGATGCTGACAACGGACGGCGATTAGAGAGCACTAGCGGAAGGGTGGCAACGCGTGACATTGTTCAGTTCGTTCCAATGCGCGAAGTGCATGGTGAGTGTGTGTTAAATTCTAGAAAGATGTAACATGGAAACGTATGGAGTCGATTTTGTTAACCCGTGGTTGGTTTCGTGCAGCGGGGCAAATATCCGTGGTTCAGTCTCTTCTCGAAGAACTGCCGTCACAGTTTCTGAGTTACATGCGTTGTAGAGATTTCAAGCCCCTCAATGTTCCTCAGTTTTAGATCAAATTCGAAACCAAGCTAGTCTACATCACTTTGCACTTCACAATTTTATTGTTGAAATGGAGTTGCTGTAGTTAATATGGAGTaactatattttcatttatattttcaaagaGTGATATTATCTCAAGACGATCAAGTTGCATGAGAAAGGAATAAGGAATCTTGCTAATGGTAGATGCTTCACACTTTTCCTTTACACCCTTCATTCTAGATAGTGCTAATACTTTTTGTTTTCAGAAAGCTTGAGGCATTTTATCCCAATCATACCCCATATTCACCTAACGTGATGTCGTCaaaagagggaaaagtaaatgaaaattaaatactccttcTATACTCTAATACTCAAATCCATCCGATAAAAAATGGACATTTAAGACAGCACGAGGATTGGTAAAATAAaggagatagaaagaaaatataattatagtactctcttcgttgaaaaaaaaatatttttatttgtgaacggcataagttttaattagaattttaaatatttttatttgtgaaccgcacaagttttaattagaattttaaaataagttagagagaaaaagaaaaaatagataaagtaatagagatatgaagaaaaagtaaataaagtataagagagattagaaaaaaatggataaagtatgagaggaGAAAAGGTGAGTAAAATACTCCatgaaatagaaactttctatttttagaaattgaattattttctgTGGATatctaaaaatgacaaaataagactatttttcatggaatGAGACTATCTTATTAGAGACAGagaaattattcaaaatagaaaatgatatttttatgagaccatccaaaatgaaaaatatccttttttttcgggatggagaaaataaaaattttaaaaatcaagatagaataaataaaattggatgATAAACCTCAAAATCAGGAATATTCTGGTGGCCGGTGGGCAACACGATTggattattttctttgaaaacCACATTAAAACCTTTTCTCgagataatattttcataaaatattggCCGTGGGATCTTATGGGAATCTAACATCTACGGCTCAGATAAACCTGCATTGTATATTTCTTGAAATAGTGCCACGTGGCCCCCAGTTACCTTTCCTTCTGTTGCCTATGTAATAATACCCCCGCAAACTCAGTGCATTAACACCAGTTGGGAAATCTTGTTAGCTTGCCACATTCTCAAACTGTAAGtccttgtttttctttgtttgttttgaaGTAGATTAGTATAATTCTTGAAAAGCATTATGCGCTTGCTCTTGCTTTTGAGCAAGTGGGCTGCCTGCTTAGTGAAATTGCTTTCATGGGTATGCAGAGCTTCCATTGTCTTTGTTTGATTTGGCCTTTGAGTTGTGAGGTTTTCTAATGTTAAAGATGtgatttttatcttcttaGAACTATTCTGAGGTGACAATCTGTGTTTGCTTgaacttgattttttttttttttttttggtttattttccTTCAATTCTTCGTTGCTGGCCTCTTATTACTTGATAGTCTGTTCTCAAATTGGGTTGTGGGAATTGAAGTTTGAGGCTTTGTTTTCTTGATATTGATTTGAGGGTGATAATAAATACAAGTAGCTGTTTCAAGTAATACTAGGATTACTAAGAAGttcaaattaaacacaattatGATCATGAGAGGAAGGGAATGAAAATAGCtgagttttgtttttgtaGAATATGGCTGACAAGAGTGGTCCGGGGGCTCGTCGCGTTGCTCTCAATGAGAGGATTCTTTCCTCTATGTCAAGGAGATCAGTTGCTGCTCATCCTTGGCATGATTTGGAAATTGGTTTGAGATTTCATAAGCTTCATCAGTTATTGTCGTTCGTTTTCATAGAGCTAGTCTCAGtatcatttttgaaaaaacgGATGATGCTTATGCTGTTTAAGAAAGCATATTCAATGCTTCTTGTTCTATACTTTTCCCGTCCTCTCCACTGTTAATTTCATGTGTTTTTGATACTTGGTTTGATGTATATGCAGGGCCAGGAGCACCAGCAGTATTCAATTGTGTGAGTGGTTTCTTCTAATTGCATATACACCTCTTGTATTTCGTGACTGCCCCGAAAAAGAGACTTCCTTTTAGGAAATGCACCAAATTCTGTTGTTATGCTTCTTCACTCTTTTCCCAttctgaaaaaatattttcagaaTAAGATAGCtcactcttttttattttcactcaTTATCCCAGTCACCTACTATAGTTTTCCATTGGTTATATTTTGTTCATAACTTATTGAAGGCTTTTTATGTTAGTTCTACTTTGATTAAGTTGAATATCTAATCAATTAGAACAACTTGGCAGGTGATTGAAATTGGAAAAGGTAgcaaagtaaaatatgagcTTGACAAAACCAGTGGCCTTATCAAAGTGAGAATTTCCTTCCATTTCCTAATTTATAGCTTGTTAAGATACCATAGGTAGTGATCCATGTATTCATGGCTTTTCATGTGTTTCTCGAATGTGAAAAACTCTTCACtttttaattgtgttgttCGATTTACATCTCCAGAATTATAgttaatgataattttgtaCTTAATCATAATCTGCTGCTAGTTTCCTTCTGGTTTCAATTTGCTCATTAAAGCTCTCTTCATCTGGTATTGATTTATACATTCCTTTAAACGactcttactttatatttttatcgaAAACATCATCAAACAGAAGTAGGAAATGCACTACGTCCACTCCCGTTGCTTCTTGAACACAGTCAAGTTTTGCCCTTTGCTGAACTTAGGAAACAACTCATGAATTTTGACAGGTCGATAGAGTTCTTTACTCATCCGTTGTATATCCACACAACTATGGCTTTGTCCCACGAACCCTTTGTGAAGACAACGACCCCATCGATGTTTTGGTGCTGATGCAGGTTCGTTCGAACTTTATTCTTTGCTATTGTGAATGTGCAAGCTAGTTGTGATACTTGTTTCTTTCCTGCCTGCACAGGAGCCTGTTCTTCCTGGTACTTACCTCCGTGCTCGTGCCATTGGATTGATGCCTATGATAGATCAGGTAAGAAGAGTTAAGAGTTGCTCTCTCTTTAAGTAGCGGAAGGTTCAGCAAACTCCTCATGTCTGAAGAATCATCCCACAGGGCGAGAGGGACGACAAAATCATTGCAGTATGTGCGGACGACCCTGAGTTCCGGCATTATCAGGACATCAACGAGCTCCCCCCTCACCGTCTAGCTGAAATACGGCGCTTCTTCGAGGACTGTATCCTTTATCCTTTTCCCGAAAGTAGTAAGTGGTGAAACAAGTTAATTAGGATTTGTTTCCTTGAGCTGGTATTGAAACAGATAAAAAGAATGAGAACAAGTCAGTTGCAGTGGAAGACTTCCTCCCTGCTGAAACAGCAATTGATGCTATCAAATACTCAATGTGAGTAATAgtactttattaaattgtggaaTGAATCATCTcgaaaaataaagaatgtTAACTTAATTAAGTGTGTGTTTCAGGGATCTTTATGCCTCCTACATCGTGGAGAACTTGAGGCAGTGATTGGCTTAAATCGCCCaactcttttaattttatatgattatagTATCATGTAATCTAATTGTTGAACTTAATTATGCTTCATGCAAGGAGAAAACTATTTGTATTCCATCCCTTTTCTAAATAAAGTCAACAGCTACACTTTCTCTAACAATAATGCTGCACTCCACTTTTTGTTTCACGTCTGTATAATGTATCCAACTATATAGTCAAAGCATGAATAAAGAACCTcaaattctatttaatttgtcaattcagttactccctctgttccataaattttattacatattGACTGAATAcggattttgaaaaatataatagaaagtgagttccataaatattattacatatttaagaagattcttctctatttttcgaattttcattatatataaaaataaaatggaactGCATAACTACTGCTCGAGGAAGAAGATTTAACTGGAAAGAACACTAAAATTCTGAAATTATGTTACTAGTAAGTACTCCCTCGGTCAATGAGTTgacttatttctctttttaatttgtttcaacCAAAATACTTCCCtagtccccgattaagagttgCACTTTGACTAatcacgagttttaagaatgtaaagaaaatatattctaattaaacaaattaaaagaacAATAAGAATAGGAATGAGTAAACTCGGAAGTGCACTCAGCTGAACTCACTGGgccattttcatttattcagTGTAATCAAACTTCATTTCTTCTCTGCAATTCGCCCCAATCTCACAACCCTAGACCGCAAACACCCAATTCCGTGAAGAAATCAACAAGAGGATGGGCACTATGGGAAGAGCTTTCTACACCGTCGGATTCTGGATTAGGGAAACCGGCCAAGCCCTCGATCGCCTCGGCTCCCGCCTCCAGGGAAACTACCTTTTCCAAGAACAATGTAATCATGCAATCTCCCTTTTTTGCTTTACCTACTAGATCTTTTTTTAGCTCTCTGGTACCtgcatttctttattttatctagttTACGCTGTAATTTGAGGTCGGGGTTTTGAAGACTCggtttttaatttgtgaatCGAGCTGGGCGCTGCGCTGTATGTTTTCGTGAGGTTACGATTGAGCTGTGTGAGAGAAACATGTGATCTAGGGAAAGATTGGGTCTAAATGATGGAATGGAGTGCGACATTTCTATTCcccctttctttctcttcccATTTCCAggtttaatttataagatggGGTTTTGGAGGAGGGACTTAGCCATACCTTATCTTTGTAATTGCTAGTTTAATGGGCATTTACTCTGTGTATATTTCTTGTATCTTTAGCTCCCCATCTTGCCAACCATTTGGTGGTGTTGAATCAGTATTATTTCATCTGATACTGAATTCTAACAGACCAGccactttttctcttacttattGAAATGTGCTGACCTTTTGGAGGAGATGGATGGAAAGGATGTTGACGCAGGTGTGGCATGGATGGTGGAACCACAACTATagtttctttttcaatttcttttgtGTCTCAATGGAGGGAATGTCATGgcaattttatcataaaatccACAATGTATATTGTTTTCTCTGTACACATGTATGGATAATTGGATGGAGATTTATAACATTTGTGTCTgttctttttgttttgtggAGTATATCTTATTTGTACATTCTTCGGATATATTTGACACAACAATTTATTTCCAGTGTCAAGGCATAGAACACTCATGAACTTATTTGACAAAGCCCCCTCGGTTGCTAAGAATGCCTTTGTGGCCCCTAATGCGTCACTGACTGGAGAGGTTTATGTTGGACCAAGCTCCTCCATTTGGTATGGATGTGTTGTCAGAGGTATGATCTTCGCTGAATTAAATATAGTTTCTTTTCTTGCTATGTTATActtgaatttgatttatatcccgatatataaattaatactattaattttgtgcTCTAGAAAATGTCTTTTGGTCTGCAACTAAACTCTTCTAAGTAGCTTAACTTATAACAAGAGAATTTAACCAGTATTTAGTCATGTAAAGTAGCATATTTTACATTTACTGTAGAGTGTGCATGATTTAGTCATGTATGTAAAATCTACCTCCATCCCATCATAAGCGAGCCACTTCAtttttgcactcattttggaaaaataatgctataaaatagttaaaagtagagataatgtaaagtaagagagcgaataatgtagataagactcttctctacattattctctcttactttacattttctctactctaactattttatataatttttttaaaacgagtgcaaaaaagaatCACATTGCTTAtggtgggacggatggagtagcATATTTTGCATTTACTGTAGAGTGTTCTTCATGCAGAGTCATCCATGCTGTCTTTCATAGTCTCATTAGACACTGTTTTTTATTGATGTCTTAGCTATTGGTGTAATGTGTATGCACTGATACCTGAGCTATTCCAGACCCAACTATAACCATCATTGTGAGATGAAGGTCTCTATACAATCCATCTGATGGACCATTGCTCTATATTTCATTATGATGTATCTGAATTGCTTATGGTTCCTTTTCAAATGTAGTTTTTTATAATGATGGTCTTAGTTATCCTTTTGTACCATTTTGATTTTCGAGGTTTGCATCACCtcttttttagtaatattCTGTTCATGGAGATGGATTGACATTgtccaaaattaaaagtaaacaATTAAAGTTTCTTTGACATTTCATTTGATTTCAGCAAGCTTCTTATATGTGTTTTGGTTGTTTATGTCATCACTACTGGCTCAATCCTAGTCTTTAGGCATGGTTTTCTTGTgtgatagtagtatttttttcaagttGAAATGGTGTCTGTGCAGGTGATGTGAACAGCGTTAGTATAGGAGCTGGAACCAACATACAGGATAACTCTCTTATTCACGTAGCTAAATCCAATATTGCTGGGAAAGTCTTACCCGTCCATATTGGTGACAATGTCACTGTTGGTTAGTATCATCAGATGACATTCTCAGATAATATTTCCTGCTCGGAATTTCTTGATCCCGAGTATTAATTTTCACATTGGACTCTATAGGGCATAGTGCTGTCTTGCACAGCTGTACTGTAGAGGATGAAGCATTTATTGGTATGGGTGCAACATTGCTTGACGGGGTGGTTGTTGAGAAACATGCAATGGTTGCTGCTGGAGCTCTTGTCAGACAGAATACAAGAATACCCTCTGGAGAGGTTAGTAAGACACATTGATGAGTTGTCTATTATCTTGCGTTGTGAAGTTTTATATGCATAGAAGTGCCACTAGCTGTGTGAAGCGCTATCATTCTGGAACCCATCTTAAGATTCTTGACATATCTAAATAGCTACTTAACCATCCTCATTCCGACCTTCAACATCTTTTCATGTTGGCTTCAAATCAGTGacttaaatatctaattagGGATTCAGTTCATCTAACAATACAATATGGACCAATAAACTAAGAGAAAGAGGCCTTTATAAGGTGGCAATTGAAGGGTCTTTTctgaatttgtgatttttcaaTACCAGATATGGGGAGGGAATCCAGCCAAATTCCTGAGGAATCTCAAAGATGATGAAATCGCTTTCATATCTCAGTCTGCTACCAATTATGCAAACCTAGCGGAAGCTCATGCTGCTGAAAATGCCAAGGACTTTGACAAGTCAGAGCTTGAGAAGGTTCTTCAGAAGAAATTCACTGGGCAGGATGGAGAATATGACTTAAAATCGGGTGTTGTTGGTTAGGTGTCACCATAACTTCAGCACAATGAATCTTAAGACTTAAGAGTTTCCTAATATGGAACATGTACcagctttgtttttttttttttttttttcctttttctgttTCCTATGGATTTCAAAAAGACGCCTGAGGTTTGCAATCGCTTCCAATAAATTCTGGGGCCAGGCTGAAATTTCAAAGGATCAATCCTGGTAGAAAGTAATTCTTATGCACGCCCTCTTCATCTTCCATTGATGAAACACTTAGATATTACTTGTTCCTTTCATGATTATCTGTTTCTGACTTTATTAGATACCCTTTCTTTTGATATATCTCGGGGAAGGCTTCAGGAAGCTGAGTTGTCATGTCTACGAATTTGATATTGAGCTACAAGGAAATTCATACTTAGCAAGAGTAAGCTATGAAATTACTGTATTCTTTCACCAATAATGGGAGGCATAGTTCTgttgttttttgttgaaatcttGAAAAATTTGGCACTGTGGTAGCATTTTCTTAGCACAAATATGCATCAAACTTGTGCCCACTTCTGGTCTATTCATTTCTCTCAACTCTTAAATCTTCATATATCACAAAAAGAGCTGGTCTATCTTAAAAGTGGCATTAATTGAATTACATAATTGCTGTGATTTTCTAATTGGAGTTGATATTACACTGGAACTAACACCATCTTGACATTTGGTACTCACTGATATTGAAAGCTCAAGTGGCCTAAAAGATAACATTATCACACTGCAAGATAGACTTATTTAACTCTTGTAGAATGGTGTTGGGAATGTGAGTGAGATTCAACAGAACAACAGCAAACTTATTTGGAAACAGTAGACCAACAAATCTTCAGAATGTTGTGCACATGCTaaattcattcacattttcCGTTCTCACCCGCTTCCATCTGTTTTTCCTTAGTTACAGAATGCaaatcattttcttgattGTCAATGGTAGTATGCTTTTTCTGGGAATCCAAAGTGGATTCTTTGTTTTCTCTATTGCTGTGGGTCTGAGTGGAAAACGGCAGCAATCCCTTCTCTCTGCAGCTGTCAATGGCTCCTCTAAACATTTCCTCTAATGTGTACTTGAACGAGAACCCCATTCCTTCCAGTTTCTTGGAGGAGAATCTCACCACAGGTATGTTCTTGTCAATGCCATCAAACCTGTCCATGAAAATATAACTTTTCTGTTCTTTTCTAGTTAGTCGTAAAATTTAGGGGTCGGCCAAATCTGTGACTAGGCTTACTCAGTCGGGATGCTGTATTCAGGCCATTTTTCTCTGATCAAATTTGCTATGTCGTAGATAGTTGCCTCATGTGAGGAACACATGTATCTTCCCTCAGCTTTAGGGTGCTCGAACAAGAATATATGAGCCTCGCATAGATCATCTACATGGACAAACTGTCCTTGCTTTATGATGGAGTAGTGAGCTTCATCCCCTAGTTAAAATTGAGGAAACATTAGTTGAAAATGGACTTCACTCTAGACAGGCACCAGATACATGAAATTCACCTGTAATAGGGGAGAGGGCTGTGAGTAAGCTTGGTGGGAATGTAGGCATGAAGAAGGGTCCAACCACCACTGGTGGTATGATGCTGATGAAGTTTATGTTACTCTCTTTAGCTGCTTCCATGGCTGCTTTCTCAGCCAAGATTTTAGACACAAAGTACATCTGCagtaaagaaaataatcatttaataGTTCCCACCAACAGCTGAtaaaaaagagaggaaaagaaaaacaacccATCCAGTCATTTTCTTGGAGTATATGAATTCCAGATCACTCCAATTTGTTTCATCATAGGCTGGTTTCTGATGCTCTTCAACATCCACTGTCCCAGCTGAGTTTGTGAGTATTACTTTCTTGACAGTTTTGGCCTTGGCACATGACCTCATTATGCTCAGCATCCCATCAATTGTAGGCTtgattacttcattctgttacACCATCCATCATTTCAATGTCCATACTAATCTATAGACATAGAAATGAATCTTTCTTTCATCAGCCTTACCTCGGGATCGTCAGACTCGAAATCCATGGGAGTGGCCATGTGAAACACCCCTTCACAGCCTTGGACTGCCTCATCATAGCTTCCTTCTATATTCAGGTCTGCTTTCCACAGTGTCAAATTGGTATCTGCTCTTGCCAATTCTAGCAGGGGCTTTACCTTCTTCATGTTTCCTGCACAATTATATTGTTACTCAGTCAAAACTGTATAGTGACCTTTCGGTTTGCAATAttatatctcatgattaaatatgtattgtgtttggttcatcagagaatctcacaacttaatcttagattatatcttcgcattattttatctaggaaatCGAGCACAACCATAGTATATACTTAATGTGATGACTAGCTATACCTGGATCACGGACGGTTGCGCGAACAATGTAGCCACGTTCCAGGAGTCTCATGACAATCCACGAGCCGATGAAGCCGGACGCACCGGTCACACATACCGTGGTGGATTTAGGGGCCGTTGGCGTGGTGGTTTCAAGTGGCATTTTTTAGAATATGGTTTCCATTGGATGTTCTTTAACTACTTATAAAAGTCCTTGAGAACCAATCCACATAGTTGGTTGTACAACCACGTGACATTACTCACCATTCATTCTCCCAATTTGGCTAGTTTTGTTGGTTAAActttagtagtagtatctaACAATTAAAGACTAATTTTGCCATTATAGGTCGCTCCCCAAAGTTAGATTAAGTCCGGAATTCTTTTAACTAATTTCACTatcttttccctctctcttattttttataatctatttcttattttaccaattgcatattaaaactcgtgtcatatacaaatttgtctattttttttacaacctagcaaatatctttttttttttcattttcttttcacgAGAACCGAATATATTAGGAACTTGTCACATTTCGCATGATTTCCTCTTTTGAGCATGTCTTAAGTTCTTTGTGATTCAAATTATGCCTAAAATTCTCATATAAAGACTAAAGAGTCAACATGTTGGTCCATGTAATGGTATGGTCCAATGTTTTGAATATCAGATCAAATTAAGGAAGTTAACAGTTCATGGATTAAGTCTAAATATTGAAACAATTGAAATACTGCAGGatagaatataattaaataatcatcaCTGTCACTCTTATTGTTTTCAACTTGAAGATTAATGAAACACAAATCATCATTGATACTAgtattagattaatttaaattaagaattttgttCGCAATCTATACTCAAACATATTTTTGGGGTTCATGCCGATCGAATTCCAAATGTTCAatggtttttaatttatatgtgaATCATCGAATCGATCGATGtggtccattttttaaaacggTAGTATGAACTCTTCAAGAGAATGGCACACCACCAATAAGTCAACAAATGAAACCTCATCTACCAAATTAATCATGTTCACAActcctttttattattcatttttatttgtattagtCACGATGATTGTACACCATCCCTATTCAATCACATTTATTAacaattcttaattaattataaactcAGCACGACCTGCTGNNNNNNNNNNNNNNNNNNNNNNNNNNNNNNNNNNNNNNNNNNNNNNNNNNNNNNNNNNNNNNNNNNNNNNNNNNNNNNNNNNNNNNNNNNNNNNNNNNNNACCTACGCTATTTGGCCAAAAAGTTATAGACAAGGCTGCAGATATCGCTGGTCACTTCTTTCTTGTAATCAACCCAAGTATTACATTTTTTG
The genomic region above belongs to Salvia hispanica cultivar TCC Black 2014 chromosome 3, UniMelb_Shisp_WGS_1.0, whole genome shotgun sequence and contains:
- the LOC125214259 gene encoding protein BONZAI 3-like, encoding MGQCFSDVNGGKQAVGGATTAAASGPNDAVDHFFRARGQHSLSTQIELSLSASKLLDLDFTSKSDPMAVVYMKRRDGKLEEIGRTEVILNSLEPSWIQKINIAYQFETVQMLTFRVYDVDSKYHNLPVTTLKLQDQDFLGETTCAVSEIITKRDRSLTLNLRNTNGIRGSGNKGTLTVRADETVASRNAIELRFRCSALENKDTFSTSDPFLRISRASENGGYIPICKTEVVNNNLNPTWKPLCLTMQQFMSKENPLLIECFDFNTNGNHVLIGKVQKSVAEIEALHQSRACANLISPPSAFRHHEKIMKSQIFVDGFVEKQLYSFIDYISSGYELNFMVAVDFTASNGNPTTPGSLHYIDHSGRLNAYQQAIMEVGEVIQFYDSDRRFPAWGFGGITPNGSVSHCFNLNGSPTDFEVEGVEGIMAAYSAALHNVSLSGPTLFGRVIDKAADIAGHSLSCNQAKYYILLIITDGVVSDLNETINSVVKASDLPLSILIVGVGDADFKNMEILDADNGRRLESTSGRVATRDIVQFVPMREVHAGQISVVQSLLEELPSQFLSYMRCRDFKPLNVPQF
- the LOC125214540 gene encoding gamma carbonic anhydrase 1, mitochondrial-like, with the translated sequence MGTMGRAFYTVGFWIRETGQALDRLGSRLQGNYLFQEQLSRHRTLMNLFDKAPSVAKNAFVAPNASLTGEVYVGPSSSIWYGCVVRGDVNSVSIGAGTNIQDNSLIHVAKSNIAGKVLPVHIGDNVTVGHSAVLHSCTVEDEAFIGMGATLLDGVVVEKHAMVAAGALVRQNTRIPSGEIWGGNPAKFLRNLKDDEIAFISQSATNYANLAEAHAAENAKDFDKSELEKVLQKKFTGQDGEYDLKSGVVG
- the LOC125208991 gene encoding soluble inorganic pyrophosphatase PPA1-like isoform X1, translated to MRLLLLLSKWAACLVKLLSWNMADKSGPGARRVALNERILSSMSRRSVAAHPWHDLEIGPGAPAVFNCVIEIGKGSKVKYELDKTSGLIKVDRVLYSSVVYPHNYGFVPRTLCEDNDPIDVLVLMQEPVLPGTYLRARAIGLMPMIDQGERDDKIIAVCADDPEFRHYQDINELPPHRLAEIRRFFEDYKKNENKSVAVEDFLPAETAIDAIKYSMDLYASYIVENLRQ
- the LOC125208991 gene encoding soluble inorganic pyrophosphatase 4-like isoform X2 — encoded protein: MADKSGPGARRVALNERILSSMSRRSVAAHPWHDLEIGPGAPAVFNCVIEIGKGSKVKYELDKTSGLIKVDRVLYSSVVYPHNYGFVPRTLCEDNDPIDVLVLMQEPVLPGTYLRARAIGLMPMIDQGERDDKIIAVCADDPEFRHYQDINELPPHRLAEIRRFFEDYKKNENKSVAVEDFLPAETAIDAIKYSMDLYASYIVENLRQ
- the LOC125214539 gene encoding dihydroflavonol 4-reductase-like, yielding MPLETTTPTAPKSTTVCVTGASGFIGSWIVMRLLERGYIVRATVRDPGNMKKVKPLLELARADTNLTLWKADLNIEGSYDEAVQGCEGVFHMATPMDFESDDPENEVIKPTIDGMLSIMRSCAKAKTVKKVILTNSAGTVDVEEHQKPAYDETNWSDLEFIYSKKMTGWMYFVSKILAEKAAMEAAKESNINFISIIPPVVVGPFFMPTFPPSLLTALSPITGDEAHYSIIKQGQFVHVDDLCEAHIFLFEHPKAEGRYMCSSHEATIYDIANLIREKWPEYSIPTEFDGIDKNIPVVRFSSKKLEGMGFSFKYTLEEMFRGAIDSCREKGLLPFSTQTHSNRENKESTLDSQKKHTTIDNQENDLHSVTKEKQMEAGENGKCE